From a region of the Lepus europaeus isolate LE1 chromosome 17, mLepTim1.pri, whole genome shotgun sequence genome:
- the MBL2 gene encoding mannose-binding protein C — protein sequence MFLFPSLPLLLLSVVAASYSETITHEDNANNCPTIACYSPGMNGFPGKDGRDGSKGEKGEPGEGLRGLQGPPGKMGPPGNPGPPGLPGKTGQKGDPGEIRECDTSVADSERGALRAELEKIKKWLFFSLGKKVGKKFFLNNHRKMSFSEVEALCAQFQASVAIPSNAKENSAIQSLINGDAFLGITDKGTEGQFVDLKGRALSYQNWNEHEPNDAGSGEDCTVIKPDGKWNDVSCSSSYFAVCEFSG from the exons ATGTTCCTGTTTCCAtcactccctcttcttctcctgAGTGTGGTAGCAGCATCTTATTCAGAAACCATAACCCACGAGGACAATGCAAACAACTGCCCAACAATTGCCTGCTATTCTCCAGGCATGAATGGCTTCCCAGGCAAAGATGGACGTGATGGCTcaaagggagaaaagggagaaccAG GTGAAGGGCTCAGAGGCTTGCAGGGCCCTCCTGGAAAGATGGGGCCTCCAGGAAACCCAGGTCCTCCTGGGTTACCTGGAAAAACTGGCCAAAAAGGAGACCCTGGAGAAATTCGAG aATGTGATACCAGCGTGGCTGATTCTGAAAGAGGAGCTCTGCgagcagaattagagaaaattaaaaagt GGCTGTTCTTCTCTTTGGGCAAAAAagttgggaagaaattcttcTTGAACAATCATAGAAAGATGAGCTTTAGTGAAGTAGAAGCTCTGTGTGCCCAATTTCAGGCCTCTGTGGCCATCCCCAGTAATGCTAAAGAGAACAGTGCCATCCAGAGCCTGATCAATGGCGACGCCTTCCTAGGAATTACAGATAAGGGAACAGAAGGCCAGTTTGTGGATCTGAAAGGAAGGGCACTGAGCTATCAAAACTGGAATGAGCATGAGCCCAATGATGCTGGATCTGGGGAAGACTGTACAGTGATCAAGCCAGATGGCAAGTGGAATGATgtgtcctgctcctcctcctattTTGCAGTCTGTGAGTTCTCTGGCTGA